In Daucus carota subsp. sativus chromosome 4, DH1 v3.0, whole genome shotgun sequence, one DNA window encodes the following:
- the LOC108218571 gene encoding probable mediator of RNA polymerase II transcription subunit 26b — MAGLKNLDKWREFFRSSCNSDIFDIIEHAIYVAASDCPKEFKLRRDRIAETLFSSKLIKCVGCDHVELGVKLEGVDDEEEFKNDGGFEFEGGRSKESKVDSCKDDHDDDDQHAGQMNDQMVSQLSYDDAEALTDELEKELQIHGEVLRIKEILENSEDEPISLVIDSLRRLELMALSVETLKATEIGKTVNVLRKHGSKDIRQLARTLIEVWKVLVDEWVNTTATEAGAPEGATPESVNPSTVVDEENGLPSPPLDDLTFLATQPATMEFSRFFDGLEDEENPAHCGKLDENKETGRKQVQNNRIVKHRQCLPVESITPPKDKKIESRKLDASLNKQVASLKPKLPVADTRASRPVKQSANQRVHTETKLQQKPEKVAIQRPPASQQNIPRHSNEASVQEKLEATKRKLQERYQQAENAKRQRTIQVMELHDLPKQDLGHKNSHGKPGNNHKRHWANGRR; from the exons ATGGCAGGTTTAAAGAATTTAGATAAATGGAGGGAGTTTTTTAGAAGTAGTTGTAATTctgatatatttgatataattgaaCACGCTATCTATGTTGCTGCTTCTGATTGTCCAAAAGAGTTTAAGTTGAGGAGAGATCGGATTGCTGAGACTTTGTTTTCTTCTAAATTGATTAAATGTGTTGGTTGTGATCATGTTGAGCTGGGTGTGAAATTAGAGGGTGTTGATGATGAGGAGGAGTTTAAGAATGATGGTGGTTTTGAATTTGAGGGTGGGAGGAGTAAGGAGAGCAAGGTGGATAGTTGTAAAGATgatcatgatgatgatgatcagcATGCTGGTCAGATGAATGATCAGATGGTTAGTCAGCTTAGTTATGACGATGCCGAGGCGTTAACTGATGAGTTGGAAAAGGAGTTACAGATTCATGGAGAGGTTTTGAGGATTAAAGAGATTTTGGAGAACAGTGAAGATGAG CCAATTTCGTTGGTTATTGATTCATTAAGGCGGCTTGAATTGATGGCGTTGTCTGTGGAAACTCTGAAG GCCACTGAGATTGGAAAAACTGTTAATGTTCTCCGAAAGCATGGCTCAAAGGACATCCGTCAACTAGCTCGCACACTCATTGA GGTCTGGAAGGTTCTGGTGGATGAGTGGGTAAATACCACAGCAACAGAAGCAG gTGCCCCTGAAGGTGCTACCCCAGAATCTGTTAACCCCTCCACTGTTGTTGATGAAGAGAATGGGCTGCCTTCACCTCCATTGGATGATTTAACATTTTTGGCTACTCAGCCAGCTACAATGGAGTTTTCTCGG TTCTTTGATGGCTTGGAAGATGAAGAGA ATCCTGCACATTGTGGCAAACTCGACGAGAACAAAGAGACTGGTAGGAAACAGGTGCAGAACAACAGAATTGTGAAGCACAGGCAATGCCTTCCTGTTGAGTCCATCACTCCGCCAAaggacaaaaaaattgaaagcaGGAAACTAGATGCTTCACTAAATAAACAAGTTGCTTCTTTGAAACCAAAGCTGCCAGTTGCAGACACTAGAGCTTCAAGACCTGTAAAACAAAGTGCGAATCAGAGGGTTCACACCGAGACAAAGTTGCAGCAGAAACCAGAAAAAGTTGCAATTCAGAGGCCACCTGCGTCTCAACAAAAT ATACCAAGGCATTCAAATGAGGCTTCTGTTCAAGAAAAACTTGAAGCTACTAAGAGGAAGCTCCAGGAACGATACCAACAAGCTGAGAATG CTAAGAGGCAGCGGACAATCCAGGTTATGGAATTGCATGATCTTCCCAAGCAGGATCTTGGCCATAAAAATTCCCACGGCAAGCCTGGCAACAACCATAAAAGGCATTGGGCTAATGGGCGTCGCTAG
- the LOC108218572 gene encoding tubulin beta-2 chain has translation MREILHIQGGQCGNQIGSKFWEVVCDEHGIDPTGKYVGKSDLQLERVNVYYNEASCGRYVPRAVLMDLEPGTMDSVRTGPYGQIFRPDNFVFGQSGAGNNWAKGHYTEGAELIDSVLDVVRKEAENCDCLQGFQVCHSLGGGTGSGMGTLLISKIREEYPDRMMLTFSVFPSPKVSDTVVEPYNATLSVHQLVENADECMVLDNEALYDICFRTLKLTTPSFGDLNHLISATMSGVTCCLRFPGQLNSDLRKLAVNLIPFPRLHFFMVGFAPLTSRGSQQYRALTVPELTQQMWDSKNMMCAADPRHGRYLTASAMFRGKMSTKEVDEQMINVQNKNSSYFVEWIPNNVKSSVCDIPPKGLSMASTFIGNSTSIQEMFRRVSEQFTAMFRRKAFLHWYTGEGMDEMEFTEAESNMNDLVSEYQQYQDATADEEYDYEEEEEGAEHTSD, from the exons ATGAGAGAAATCCTTCACATACAGGGTGGCCAGTGTGGTAACCAAATCGGATCCAAGTTTTGGGAAGTTGTGTGCGATGAGCACGGTATTGATCCTACTGGAAAGTATGTTGGAAAATCTGATCTGCAATTGGAACGCGTAAATGTGTATTACAATGAGGCTTCTTGTGGGAGGTATGTACCTCGTGCTGTTCTAATGGATCTGGAGCCTGGCACTATGGACAGTGTTAGAACTGGTCCCTATGGCCAGATCTTCCGTCCTGACAACTTTGTGTTTGGCCAATCGGGTGCTGGAAATAATTGGGCAAAAGGTCACTACACTGAGGGTGCTGAACTTATTGACTCGGTTCTTGATGTTGTGAGGAAGGAAGCTGAGAATTGTGACTGCCTTCAAG GTTTCCAGGTCTGCCACTCTCTTGGTGGAGGAACGGGATCTGGGATGGGGACTCTGCTGATCTCGAAAATAAGGGAAGAATATCCTGACAGGATGATGCTTACCTTTTCTGTGTTTCCATCGCCGAAGGTGTCTGATACAGTTGTTGAGCCTTATAACGCAACTCTTTCAGTCCATCAGCTTGTAGAGAATGCTGATGAATGCATGGTTCTGGATAATGAAGCTCTATATGACATCTGCTTCAGAACTCTCAAGCTTACCACGCCTAGTT TTGGTGATCTGAACCACTTGATTTCTGCAACAATGAGTGGAGTCACCTGCTGCCTCCGTTTCCCTGGTCAGCTGAACTCTGACCTCCGCAAGCTTGCTGTGAACCTGATCCCTTTTCCCCGTCTACATTTCTTCATGGTCGGTTTTGCTCCTCTTACATCCCGTGGTTCACAGCAATACCGTGCCCTTACTGTACCTGAGCTGACCCAACAGATGTGGGATTCCAAGAATATGATGTGTGCTGCTGACCCCCGACATGGTCGCTACCTCACTGCCTCAGCCATGTTTAGGGGCAAAATGAGCACTAAAGAAGTCGACGAGCAGATGATTAATGTACAGAACAAGAATTCCTCTTACTTTGTGGAATGGATCCCCAACAATGTGAAGTCCAGTGTGTGTGACATTCCCCCAAAGGGGCTTTCAATGGCGTCGACCTTCATTGGGAATTCAACCTCTATTCAGGAAATGTTCAGGAGGGTAAGTGAACAATTCACTGCTATGTTTAGAAGGAAGGCTTTCTTGCATTGGTACACTGGTGAAGGAATGGATGAGATGGAGTTCACAGAAGCCGAAAgcaatatgaatgatctagtcTCGGAGTACCAACAGTATCAGGATGCTACTGCTGATGAGGAATACGATtatgaggaggaagaagaaggtGCTGAGCACACAAGTGATTAA
- the LOC108216511 gene encoding G2/mitotic-specific cyclin S13-7 isoform X3, translating to MASTRPVVQQNHRAEEAAPVAGGGGKQKKMAAEGRNRRALGDIGNLVTARGGIDAVKPLPQVSRPITSFCAQLLANAQAAAAENNKKQMAIPGDGVLAGIGGKQAALPLPPKAAQKKKVVVESKPEDVIEISSSETEQVKKERPNRKKAIEASSSMKNGQTLTSTLTARSKAACGINKKPKEQIVDIDAADATNELAAVEYVEDMYKFYKEAETESQVSDYMDSQPEINQKMRAILVDWLIEVQHKFELSPETLYLTVNIVDRYLATKMVARRELQLLGISAMLLASKYEEIWAPEVNDFVCISDRAYTNQQVLAMEKKVLGRLEWSLTVPTPYVFLVRFIKASLPNEPDVNNMTYFLAELGMMNYATVMYLPSMVAASAVYAARRTLNKTPVWNDTLKLHTGFSEAQLMDCAKLLVGLHSAAAENKLRVIYRKYSNPERGAVAFLPPAKSLLPAANN from the exons ATGGCTTCGACAAGACCCGTTGTTCAACAGAATCATCGAg CAGAAGAGGCAGCACCTGTTGCTGGAGGAGGAGGTAAGCAGAAGAAGATGGCTGCTGAGGGGAGAAATCGTCGGGCCCTTGGTGATATCGGTAATCTTGTTACTGCTCGAGGAGGTATCGACGCTGTCAAGCCACTTCCTCAAGTTTCTCGCCCTATCACAAG TTTCTGTGCTCAATTGCTGGCCAATGCACAAGCTGCAGCTGCTGAAAACAATAAG AAACAAATGGCTATTCCAGGGGATGGGGTTTTGGCAGGAATAGGGGGTAAACAAGCTGCATTACCATTGCCTCCTAAGGCAGCCCAAAAGAAGAAAGTTGTAGTTGAGTCCAAGCCTGAAGATGTTATTGAGATTAGTTCATCCGAAACAGAACAGGTGAAAAAAGAGAGGCCTAACAGGAAAAAGGCCATCGAGGCTTCTTCATCAATGAAGAATGGCCAAACTCTTACATCAACTCTTACTGCTCGAAGCAAG GCTGCTTGTGGCATAAACAAAAAACCGAAGGAGCAGATTGTTGATATTGATGCTGCAGATGCCACTAACGAATTGGCAGCAGTTGAGTATGTTGAGGATATGTACAAGTTCTACAAGGAAGCTGAG ACTGAGAGCCAGGTATCTGATTACATGGACTCCCAACCAgaaataaatcagaaaatgaGGGCAATACTAGTGGACTGGCTGATTGAGGTTCAACACAAGTTTGAGCTAAGTCCAGAGACTCTCTATCTCACAGTCAACATTGTTGATCGATATCTGGCCACAAAGATGGTGGCGAGGAGGGAACTGCAGTTGTTGGGAATCAGTGCTATGCTTCTGGCCTCCAAATATGAAGAAATTTGGGCACCTGAGGTCAATGACTTTGTGTGCATCTCAGACAGGGCTTATACTAATCAGCAAGTGTTGGCTATGGAGAAAAAAGTGCTTGGTAGGCTGGAGTGGAGCTTGACTGTTCCTACTCCTTATGTTTTCCTTGTTCGGTTCATCAAAGCCTCTCTTCCTAATGAGCCTGAT GTGAACAACATGACTTATTTTCTGGCTGAGTTGGGTATGATGAATTATGCAACTGTGATGTACCTCCCATCGATGGTTGCAGCCTCCGCTGTTTATGCGGCACGTCGCACTCTGAACAAGACTCCAGTTTGGAATGACACACTTAAGTTGCACACTGGTTTTTCAGAGGCTCAGCTAAT GGATTGTGCAAAACTACTTGTTGGTCTCCACTCAGCAGCTGCCGAAAATAAGCTCCGAGTGATTTACAGGAAATACTCTAATCCTGAAAGAGGCGCTGTTGCGTTTCTTCCCCCGGCCAAGTCTCTCTTGCCTGCAGCAAACAATTAA
- the LOC108216511 gene encoding G2/mitotic-specific cyclin S13-7 isoform X2 translates to MASTRPVVQQNHREEAAPVAGGGGKQKKMAAEGRNRRALGDIGNLVTARGGIDAVKPLPQVSRPITRSFCAQLLANAQAAAAENNKKQMAIPGDGVLAGIGGKQAALPLPPKAAQKKKVVVESKPEDVIEISSSETEQVKKERPNRKKAIEASSSMKNGQTLTSTLTARSKAACGINKKPKEQIVDIDAADATNELAAVEYVEDMYKFYKEAETESQVSDYMDSQPEINQKMRAILVDWLIEVQHKFELSPETLYLTVNIVDRYLATKMVARRELQLLGISAMLLASKYEEIWAPEVNDFVCISDRAYTNQQVLAMEKKVLGRLEWSLTVPTPYVFLVRFIKASLPNEPDVNNMTYFLAELGMMNYATVMYLPSMVAASAVYAARRTLNKTPVWNDTLKLHTGFSEAQLMDCAKLLVGLHSAAAENKLRVIYRKYSNPERGAVAFLPPAKSLLPAANN, encoded by the exons ATGGCTTCGACAAGACCCGTTGTTCAACAGAATCATCGAg AAGAGGCAGCACCTGTTGCTGGAGGAGGAGGTAAGCAGAAGAAGATGGCTGCTGAGGGGAGAAATCGTCGGGCCCTTGGTGATATCGGTAATCTTGTTACTGCTCGAGGAGGTATCGACGCTGTCAAGCCACTTCCTCAAGTTTCTCGCCCTATCACAAG AAGTTTCTGTGCTCAATTGCTGGCCAATGCACAAGCTGCAGCTGCTGAAAACAATAAG AAACAAATGGCTATTCCAGGGGATGGGGTTTTGGCAGGAATAGGGGGTAAACAAGCTGCATTACCATTGCCTCCTAAGGCAGCCCAAAAGAAGAAAGTTGTAGTTGAGTCCAAGCCTGAAGATGTTATTGAGATTAGTTCATCCGAAACAGAACAGGTGAAAAAAGAGAGGCCTAACAGGAAAAAGGCCATCGAGGCTTCTTCATCAATGAAGAATGGCCAAACTCTTACATCAACTCTTACTGCTCGAAGCAAG GCTGCTTGTGGCATAAACAAAAAACCGAAGGAGCAGATTGTTGATATTGATGCTGCAGATGCCACTAACGAATTGGCAGCAGTTGAGTATGTTGAGGATATGTACAAGTTCTACAAGGAAGCTGAG ACTGAGAGCCAGGTATCTGATTACATGGACTCCCAACCAgaaataaatcagaaaatgaGGGCAATACTAGTGGACTGGCTGATTGAGGTTCAACACAAGTTTGAGCTAAGTCCAGAGACTCTCTATCTCACAGTCAACATTGTTGATCGATATCTGGCCACAAAGATGGTGGCGAGGAGGGAACTGCAGTTGTTGGGAATCAGTGCTATGCTTCTGGCCTCCAAATATGAAGAAATTTGGGCACCTGAGGTCAATGACTTTGTGTGCATCTCAGACAGGGCTTATACTAATCAGCAAGTGTTGGCTATGGAGAAAAAAGTGCTTGGTAGGCTGGAGTGGAGCTTGACTGTTCCTACTCCTTATGTTTTCCTTGTTCGGTTCATCAAAGCCTCTCTTCCTAATGAGCCTGAT GTGAACAACATGACTTATTTTCTGGCTGAGTTGGGTATGATGAATTATGCAACTGTGATGTACCTCCCATCGATGGTTGCAGCCTCCGCTGTTTATGCGGCACGTCGCACTCTGAACAAGACTCCAGTTTGGAATGACACACTTAAGTTGCACACTGGTTTTTCAGAGGCTCAGCTAAT GGATTGTGCAAAACTACTTGTTGGTCTCCACTCAGCAGCTGCCGAAAATAAGCTCCGAGTGATTTACAGGAAATACTCTAATCCTGAAAGAGGCGCTGTTGCGTTTCTTCCCCCGGCCAAGTCTCTCTTGCCTGCAGCAAACAATTAA
- the LOC108216511 gene encoding G2/mitotic-specific cyclin S13-7 isoform X1, whose product MASTRPVVQQNHRAEEAAPVAGGGGKQKKMAAEGRNRRALGDIGNLVTARGGIDAVKPLPQVSRPITRSFCAQLLANAQAAAAENNKKQMAIPGDGVLAGIGGKQAALPLPPKAAQKKKVVVESKPEDVIEISSSETEQVKKERPNRKKAIEASSSMKNGQTLTSTLTARSKAACGINKKPKEQIVDIDAADATNELAAVEYVEDMYKFYKEAETESQVSDYMDSQPEINQKMRAILVDWLIEVQHKFELSPETLYLTVNIVDRYLATKMVARRELQLLGISAMLLASKYEEIWAPEVNDFVCISDRAYTNQQVLAMEKKVLGRLEWSLTVPTPYVFLVRFIKASLPNEPDVNNMTYFLAELGMMNYATVMYLPSMVAASAVYAARRTLNKTPVWNDTLKLHTGFSEAQLMDCAKLLVGLHSAAAENKLRVIYRKYSNPERGAVAFLPPAKSLLPAANN is encoded by the exons ATGGCTTCGACAAGACCCGTTGTTCAACAGAATCATCGAg CAGAAGAGGCAGCACCTGTTGCTGGAGGAGGAGGTAAGCAGAAGAAGATGGCTGCTGAGGGGAGAAATCGTCGGGCCCTTGGTGATATCGGTAATCTTGTTACTGCTCGAGGAGGTATCGACGCTGTCAAGCCACTTCCTCAAGTTTCTCGCCCTATCACAAG AAGTTTCTGTGCTCAATTGCTGGCCAATGCACAAGCTGCAGCTGCTGAAAACAATAAG AAACAAATGGCTATTCCAGGGGATGGGGTTTTGGCAGGAATAGGGGGTAAACAAGCTGCATTACCATTGCCTCCTAAGGCAGCCCAAAAGAAGAAAGTTGTAGTTGAGTCCAAGCCTGAAGATGTTATTGAGATTAGTTCATCCGAAACAGAACAGGTGAAAAAAGAGAGGCCTAACAGGAAAAAGGCCATCGAGGCTTCTTCATCAATGAAGAATGGCCAAACTCTTACATCAACTCTTACTGCTCGAAGCAAG GCTGCTTGTGGCATAAACAAAAAACCGAAGGAGCAGATTGTTGATATTGATGCTGCAGATGCCACTAACGAATTGGCAGCAGTTGAGTATGTTGAGGATATGTACAAGTTCTACAAGGAAGCTGAG ACTGAGAGCCAGGTATCTGATTACATGGACTCCCAACCAgaaataaatcagaaaatgaGGGCAATACTAGTGGACTGGCTGATTGAGGTTCAACACAAGTTTGAGCTAAGTCCAGAGACTCTCTATCTCACAGTCAACATTGTTGATCGATATCTGGCCACAAAGATGGTGGCGAGGAGGGAACTGCAGTTGTTGGGAATCAGTGCTATGCTTCTGGCCTCCAAATATGAAGAAATTTGGGCACCTGAGGTCAATGACTTTGTGTGCATCTCAGACAGGGCTTATACTAATCAGCAAGTGTTGGCTATGGAGAAAAAAGTGCTTGGTAGGCTGGAGTGGAGCTTGACTGTTCCTACTCCTTATGTTTTCCTTGTTCGGTTCATCAAAGCCTCTCTTCCTAATGAGCCTGAT GTGAACAACATGACTTATTTTCTGGCTGAGTTGGGTATGATGAATTATGCAACTGTGATGTACCTCCCATCGATGGTTGCAGCCTCCGCTGTTTATGCGGCACGTCGCACTCTGAACAAGACTCCAGTTTGGAATGACACACTTAAGTTGCACACTGGTTTTTCAGAGGCTCAGCTAAT GGATTGTGCAAAACTACTTGTTGGTCTCCACTCAGCAGCTGCCGAAAATAAGCTCCGAGTGATTTACAGGAAATACTCTAATCCTGAAAGAGGCGCTGTTGCGTTTCTTCCCCCGGCCAAGTCTCTCTTGCCTGCAGCAAACAATTAA
- the LOC108216511 gene encoding G2/mitotic-specific cyclin S13-7 isoform X4 — MASTRPVVQQNHREEAAPVAGGGGKQKKMAAEGRNRRALGDIGNLVTARGGIDAVKPLPQVSRPITSFCAQLLANAQAAAAENNKKQMAIPGDGVLAGIGGKQAALPLPPKAAQKKKVVVESKPEDVIEISSSETEQVKKERPNRKKAIEASSSMKNGQTLTSTLTARSKAACGINKKPKEQIVDIDAADATNELAAVEYVEDMYKFYKEAETESQVSDYMDSQPEINQKMRAILVDWLIEVQHKFELSPETLYLTVNIVDRYLATKMVARRELQLLGISAMLLASKYEEIWAPEVNDFVCISDRAYTNQQVLAMEKKVLGRLEWSLTVPTPYVFLVRFIKASLPNEPDVNNMTYFLAELGMMNYATVMYLPSMVAASAVYAARRTLNKTPVWNDTLKLHTGFSEAQLMDCAKLLVGLHSAAAENKLRVIYRKYSNPERGAVAFLPPAKSLLPAANN, encoded by the exons ATGGCTTCGACAAGACCCGTTGTTCAACAGAATCATCGAg AAGAGGCAGCACCTGTTGCTGGAGGAGGAGGTAAGCAGAAGAAGATGGCTGCTGAGGGGAGAAATCGTCGGGCCCTTGGTGATATCGGTAATCTTGTTACTGCTCGAGGAGGTATCGACGCTGTCAAGCCACTTCCTCAAGTTTCTCGCCCTATCACAAG TTTCTGTGCTCAATTGCTGGCCAATGCACAAGCTGCAGCTGCTGAAAACAATAAG AAACAAATGGCTATTCCAGGGGATGGGGTTTTGGCAGGAATAGGGGGTAAACAAGCTGCATTACCATTGCCTCCTAAGGCAGCCCAAAAGAAGAAAGTTGTAGTTGAGTCCAAGCCTGAAGATGTTATTGAGATTAGTTCATCCGAAACAGAACAGGTGAAAAAAGAGAGGCCTAACAGGAAAAAGGCCATCGAGGCTTCTTCATCAATGAAGAATGGCCAAACTCTTACATCAACTCTTACTGCTCGAAGCAAG GCTGCTTGTGGCATAAACAAAAAACCGAAGGAGCAGATTGTTGATATTGATGCTGCAGATGCCACTAACGAATTGGCAGCAGTTGAGTATGTTGAGGATATGTACAAGTTCTACAAGGAAGCTGAG ACTGAGAGCCAGGTATCTGATTACATGGACTCCCAACCAgaaataaatcagaaaatgaGGGCAATACTAGTGGACTGGCTGATTGAGGTTCAACACAAGTTTGAGCTAAGTCCAGAGACTCTCTATCTCACAGTCAACATTGTTGATCGATATCTGGCCACAAAGATGGTGGCGAGGAGGGAACTGCAGTTGTTGGGAATCAGTGCTATGCTTCTGGCCTCCAAATATGAAGAAATTTGGGCACCTGAGGTCAATGACTTTGTGTGCATCTCAGACAGGGCTTATACTAATCAGCAAGTGTTGGCTATGGAGAAAAAAGTGCTTGGTAGGCTGGAGTGGAGCTTGACTGTTCCTACTCCTTATGTTTTCCTTGTTCGGTTCATCAAAGCCTCTCTTCCTAATGAGCCTGAT GTGAACAACATGACTTATTTTCTGGCTGAGTTGGGTATGATGAATTATGCAACTGTGATGTACCTCCCATCGATGGTTGCAGCCTCCGCTGTTTATGCGGCACGTCGCACTCTGAACAAGACTCCAGTTTGGAATGACACACTTAAGTTGCACACTGGTTTTTCAGAGGCTCAGCTAAT GGATTGTGCAAAACTACTTGTTGGTCTCCACTCAGCAGCTGCCGAAAATAAGCTCCGAGTGATTTACAGGAAATACTCTAATCCTGAAAGAGGCGCTGTTGCGTTTCTTCCCCCGGCCAAGTCTCTCTTGCCTGCAGCAAACAATTAA